In Verrucomicrobiota bacterium, the genomic window GCCCACGAGTCCCACAAAGACGACTCCGGTCATGATCGCAAAACTGGCACCAATGCTGCGGGTGGTCACCATCCGGCGGATCCATGGTGATACAAGGAGACCAATAGCTCCCATAGCGGCACCGAGCACCCCGAAGGCAATCTCGGGAATCTCAATCAGTCGGAAATAGGAAGTGCTGAAGACAAGGAAGAGTCTAACCACGCAATCCAGCACAAAACCGGCACAGACAACAAAGAGCGCGACCGGACTACTCAGCAGCCAACGTCCTGCCTGGAGCGTGAAGGCGAACGCCCCTAAGGCCGAGGAGGCCCGGTGCCCCTCGGGATCTTCCAGGGAGTGGGGCTGATGCCGCAGGGGCTCGCGGAAATTCAGGGCCAGGAGCAGCACTCCCACGGCGCTGATCAGTGTCAGAACGAGCGGGAGTCGAAGCGTGGTCGCCTGATCCAGATGGGCGGTGATCCCCACCAAAGCGAGGGCTCCATTCACAAAACCGGGTGCATAGACCGCTCCGCCCACCAGCATGACAAAGACAAAACTCATCGACTGCCATCTGGTCAGTTGCTCCATCACGCCATGCCACTCACCTTCGCGACCACTCTCCGCCAGTGAGTCGAAGACGATGGCTTCGTCGGCGCCGCTCGCGGCCCCCTCGGCCAGGCCGCTCAGGATCCGGTTTGCCAGACAGAAGAGAAAGAGCACCAGTCCCCCGTTGTGAGGGGCAAAACAGAGGATTGCCATCTCCGCGACCATGCAGCAACCGGCGGCCACGAGCAGCGGCTTGCGTCCGATCCGGTCAGCCAGCACGCCGGCGGGAATGTCGGAGAGCAGGCTCGCCGCGGCCCAAGCCACATTCAGCAGAGTGTACTGGATAGCTGTCAGTCCCAGGTCCAGGAAGAGCACCGCCATCACCGGGTAGTAGAACCGCGCCGAAAACAGAACGCGAAACCAGAGAAAGATGCGCCAGTTCCGATCAGCATCGGAGGGAACCGCCCGACTTATTCCCTGACTCATGCCT contains:
- a CDS encoding MFS transporter, with the translated sequence MSQGISRAVPSDADRNWRIFLWFRVLFSARFYYPVMAVLFLDLGLTAIQYTLLNVAWAAASLLSDIPAGVLADRIGRKPLLVAAGCCMVAEMAILCFAPHNGGLVLFLFCLANRILSGLAEGAASGADEAIVFDSLAESGREGEWHGVMEQLTRWQSMSFVFVMLVGGAVYAPGFVNGALALVGITAHLDQATTLRLPLVLTLISAVGVLLLALNFREPLRHQPHSLEDPEGHRASSALGAFAFTLQAGRWLLSSPVALFVVCAGFVLDCVVRLFLVFSTSYFRLIEIPEIAFGVLGAAMGAIGLLVSPWIRRMVTTRSIGASFAIMTGVVFVGLVGVAFHPPYWGLLFGYLLWGAMTMIGYAVSTYLNQLVDSHHRATVLSFKGVTINLAYAGISLLFALALRAVPGSNAQEQLGHAFGFLPFWLLLTCGILFFAFRKHLSLLNAPSIHPGQ